A part of Nodosilinea sp. FACHB-141 genomic DNA contains:
- the topA gene encoding type I DNA topoisomerase produces MANLLLIESPGKVKKLGQILGSGWVIKASMGHVRELANDGEDALGFDLGTDSINCRYQPRDDRAQKVLADLRQAVKAADCVYIATDPDREGETIGWHLQQALNLKHPRRVVYSEITSQAVRAAIAQPRTLNQSLVAAGRARDCLDKLVGYTGSRHVVWPLNNGAKSMGRVQSATLHLLCVRERAIQAFVPQDYWSVWVTYGEGFKAFYRTSPKPQRPPAKDAEDKGAEQESERVTSQERADQLVAIAQAHSHHVLHIEGKQATQAPPPPFVTSTLQQAAGSKLHFSPEHTMKVAQALYEKGHITYMRTDSITLSAPFCESVRQYLEQHDPTNLPRQTTRHRAVKGSQEAHEAIRPTDVNHLPQHLQRELSAEQARLYELIWNRAVASQCAPARLRKTRIVTQSGDAYWEARGQVLEFAGYTRYWNNLSADTVLPALTQGQPLQLEQAQADAKQTQPPPRYSEPKLVKLMEQKGIGRPSTYAPTIKTLRQREYVDLLQGKLQPTALGLELDGALEKLLPDLIQPEFTAQMETALDAIATGDQEWQAYLLNWNRNYFAPAIAQAKSQLLSLPTFAEHPPAPGGKSSERSSVTKAKPANGQPTKTKCPTCGEAMTKLPSRSKKMKAKHFLKCSGPGCGTVMFWNAKAKRYELPQAQRQALSSDLFTDHPCPVCGALLERYAYTKDGQDKVMLRCSLLENRRGKCKEVAFFQSQGEFWSPKFGTLKLSAPSP; encoded by the coding sequence ATGGCCAATTTGCTGCTGATTGAAAGCCCTGGCAAGGTGAAGAAACTGGGGCAAATTTTGGGTTCGGGTTGGGTGATCAAGGCCAGCATGGGCCATGTGCGCGAACTTGCTAATGACGGCGAAGATGCCCTCGGCTTTGACCTAGGGACAGACTCTATTAACTGCCGCTATCAACCTCGTGATGACCGCGCCCAAAAGGTGTTGGCTGATCTGCGCCAGGCGGTCAAAGCCGCCGACTGTGTCTACATCGCCACAGACCCCGATCGCGAAGGCGAAACCATTGGCTGGCATTTGCAGCAGGCGCTCAACCTAAAGCACCCTCGGCGGGTGGTCTACAGCGAAATTACCTCTCAGGCGGTGAGAGCGGCGATCGCCCAGCCCCGCACCCTCAACCAGAGCCTAGTCGCCGCCGGACGCGCCCGCGACTGCCTCGATAAGCTGGTGGGCTACACCGGCAGTCGCCACGTGGTCTGGCCCCTAAACAACGGTGCAAAATCTATGGGTCGGGTGCAGAGCGCTACCCTGCATTTGCTCTGCGTCAGGGAGAGAGCCATTCAGGCCTTTGTCCCCCAAGACTACTGGAGCGTGTGGGTAACCTACGGCGAGGGGTTCAAAGCGTTTTATCGCACCAGCCCTAAGCCGCAGCGGCCACCAGCCAAAGATGCGGAGGATAAGGGCGCTGAGCAGGAGTCTGAGCGGGTGACTTCCCAAGAGCGGGCCGATCAGCTGGTGGCGATCGCCCAAGCCCATTCCCATCACGTTTTGCACATCGAAGGCAAACAGGCCACCCAGGCGCCCCCGCCACCCTTTGTCACCTCCACCTTGCAGCAGGCGGCTGGTTCTAAACTGCACTTCAGCCCCGAGCACACCATGAAGGTGGCCCAAGCGCTCTACGAAAAGGGCCATATCACCTACATGCGTACTGATTCGATCACCCTCTCGGCCCCCTTTTGCGAGTCGGTGCGCCAGTACCTAGAGCAGCACGACCCCACTAACTTGCCCCGTCAAACCACCCGACACCGGGCGGTTAAAGGCTCTCAGGAAGCCCACGAAGCGATTCGCCCCACCGATGTTAATCACCTACCCCAGCACCTCCAGCGAGAGCTCTCTGCCGAACAAGCTCGCCTTTATGAGCTGATTTGGAACCGGGCGGTGGCCTCGCAATGTGCTCCAGCGCGCCTGCGCAAAACTCGCATTGTCACCCAATCGGGCGACGCCTACTGGGAAGCCCGCGGCCAGGTGCTAGAGTTTGCCGGCTACACCCGCTACTGGAACAACCTCAGCGCCGATACAGTGCTGCCTGCCCTAACCCAGGGGCAACCCCTGCAACTCGAACAGGCCCAGGCGGACGCTAAACAGACTCAGCCGCCGCCCCGCTACAGCGAGCCGAAGCTGGTGAAGCTAATGGAGCAAAAAGGGATTGGTCGCCCCAGCACCTACGCCCCGACCATCAAAACCCTCAGGCAGCGGGAGTATGTGGATCTGCTTCAGGGCAAGCTACAGCCCACCGCGTTGGGACTGGAGCTTGATGGAGCCCTGGAGAAGCTCCTGCCGGACCTGATTCAGCCAGAGTTTACGGCCCAGATGGAGACGGCCCTAGATGCGATCGCCACCGGCGACCAGGAGTGGCAGGCCTACCTACTCAACTGGAACCGGAATTATTTTGCCCCGGCGATCGCCCAAGCCAAGTCCCAACTCCTTTCCCTGCCGACCTTTGCCGAGCATCCCCCGGCACCGGGAGGGAAGTCTTCTGAGCGATCGTCAGTCACTAAGGCCAAGCCTGCTAACGGTCAACCGACCAAAACCAAATGCCCCACCTGCGGCGAGGCGATGACCAAACTTCCCTCCCGTTCTAAGAAGATGAAAGCTAAGCACTTTCTCAAATGCTCAGGCCCCGGCTGCGGCACCGTCATGTTTTGGAATGCTAAGGCCAAACGCTATGAGCTGCCCCAAGCCCAGCGCCAGGCTCTCAGTTCAGACCTGTTTACCGACCATCCCTGCCCTGTCTGCGGTGCCCTACTTGAGCGCTACGCCTACACCAAAGACGGGCAGGACAAAGTCATGCTGCGCTGCTCGCTTCTAGAAAATCGCCGTGGCAAGTGTAAGGAAGTTGCCTTCTTTCAGAGCCAAGGGGAGTTTTGGTCGCCCAAATTCGGCACCTTGAAGCTATCGGCCCCTAGTCCTTAG
- a CDS encoding DJ-1/PfpI family protein, which produces MTNLQNYTIGLVFYPGMTSLDILGPQQVFSGLPGVKIHRIWKTLDPVKTDDGMMVLPDTTFENCPRLDVICVGGGLEMLAIEDDPEILAFLREQGSTAKFITSVCGGSILLAKAGLLEGYRAATHWAAREQLAALGVEVGTERVVVDRNRITGGGVTAGIDFGLTIASILYGEETAKIVQLLLEYNPAPPFDTGSPEKAGPKLVNKAMLFMQQMPSLELAK; this is translated from the coding sequence CTCGCTGGATATTCTTGGCCCACAGCAAGTTTTTAGCGGGCTACCTGGTGTCAAAATTCATCGGATCTGGAAAACACTTGATCCAGTAAAAACCGATGATGGAATGATGGTTTTGCCCGATACTACGTTTGAAAATTGCCCGCGCTTGGATGTGATCTGTGTCGGCGGCGGCCTAGAAATGCTAGCGATAGAAGACGATCCAGAGATATTAGCATTTCTCCGTGAACAAGGGAGCACTGCTAAATTTATCACCTCAGTCTGCGGCGGATCGATACTTTTGGCGAAAGCAGGATTGCTCGAAGGCTATCGGGCGGCCACTCACTGGGCCGCTCGCGAGCAGCTCGCTGCATTGGGCGTTGAGGTAGGTACTGAGCGGGTTGTGGTCGATCGCAATCGAATTACGGGTGGCGGTGTGACAGCCGGGATTGATTTTGGTTTGACGATCGCAAGTATCCTTTACGGTGAGGAAACCGCCAAGATTGTTCAACTATTGCTGGAGTACAATCCCGCCCCTCCATTTGATACCGGTTCCCCTGAAAAGGCGGGTCCTAAATTGGTCAATAAGGCGATGCTATTTATGCAACAGATGCCGAGTTTAGAACTAGCAAAATAA